A region of Moorena producens PAL-8-15-08-1 DNA encodes the following proteins:
- a CDS encoding ABC transporter ATP-binding protein — MKTRPKGESQERIAYYLDVIGLSRFANAYPKQLSGGMKQRVAIARALANEPEVLLMDEPFGALDAQTKEELQEFFLGLWEKTHITVLMITHDVEEAVFLSQGIYVMGAHPGCIRDKIMIDLPTVRTLDTKLTLEFVELKRQVIQALRI; from the coding sequence TTGAAAACACGCCCTAAGGGGGAATCCCAAGAACGGATTGCTTACTATTTGGATGTAATCGGTCTAAGCCGCTTTGCTAATGCCTACCCCAAACAGCTGTCAGGGGGGATGAAACAACGGGTTGCGATCGCACGAGCGTTGGCTAATGAACCAGAAGTGCTGTTGATGGATGAGCCCTTTGGAGCCTTAGATGCCCAAACTAAGGAGGAATTGCAGGAATTTTTCCTTGGACTTTGGGAGAAGACCCATATTACCGTTTTGATGATTACCCATGATGTAGAAGAAGCGGTGTTCTTATCCCAGGGTATCTATGTGATGGGAGCTCATCCCGGTTGTATCCGGGATAAGATTATGATTGACTTACCCACTGTTCGTACTCTGGATACAAAGCTAACCCTGGAATTTGTGGAATTGAAACGGCAGGTAATTCAGGCTTTGCGCATTTGA